The region ATGCCTGATttcttttcaaatgtatttgcgctaacaaaaacagaacactACTAAAACACAGAACCAGGACCGACAGGCTGCTTAAATAAATCACTAAAATCCTCTGACAAGTTCCACTACTGCATAATTAGTGTTATTTCATCTGAAACATACAATGGAGGGCGGAAGAAAAGGATAttttctataataaaaaaataatttaccaTGCACTGCATTTGCCAAATTTAATCATAACATATAAGTTGCGTCCACAGTTCCAGTCATTACcacactttatatttaaatatattaaatattaagtcCTTCAAgagttttattgttatttaaggACTAGTTTACGATACTAAAAAAGAGCAGTCAGTGTAGTGTAGGCCCTATGGAGTAGTGTAGGCCCTATAGAGTAGTGTAGGCCCTATAGAGTAGTGTAGGCCCTATAGAGTAGTGTAGGCCCTATGGAGTAGTGTAGGCCCTATGGAGTAGTGTAGGTCCTATGGAGTAGTGTAGGCCCTATGGAGTAGTGTAGGCCCTATGGAGTAGTGTAGGCCCTATAGAGTAGTGTAGGTCCTATAGAGTAGTGTAGGCCCTATGGAGTAGTGTAGGCCCTATGGAGTAGTGTAGGTCCTATAGAGTAGTGTAGGCCCTATGGAGTAGTGTAGGCCCTATAGAGTAGTGTAGGTCCTATAGAGTAGTGTAGGCCCTATGGAGTAGTGTAGGCCCTATGGAGTAGTGTAGGCCCTATGGAGTAGTGTAGGCCTATGGAGTAGTGTAGGCCCTATGGAGTAGTGTAGGCCCTATGGAGTAGTGTAGGCCCTATAGAGTAGTGTAGGCCCTATGGAGTAGTGTAGGCCCTATGGAGTAGTGTAGGTCCTATAGAGTAGTGTAGGCCCTATGGAGTAGTGTAGGCCCTATGGAGTAGTGTAGGCCCTATAGAGTAGTGTAGGTCCTATAGAGTAGTGTAGGCCCTATGGAGTAGTGTAGGCCTATGGACTAGTGTAGGCCCTATGGAGTAGTGTAGGCCCTATGGAGTAGTGTAGGCCTATGGAGTAGTGTAGGCCCTATGGAGTAGTGTAGGCCCTATGGAGTAGTGTAGGCCCTATGGAGAATACAGTTTGTATTTGTGCATGAGGTTTCAGGAGGACCTGAGACCAGAGTTTGGAGATTTTCCTGCTTAACAACACCTGATTCAACACACTACGTACTGTAATTAGCAGGTTTAGTAGGGTAGTCAGCTAAATGTGAATGCCAGAATTTTTTGTCGATTGAAAACAGTACAAAAAAGAAGCCTTTAAAGGATATATTTCATGAAAGTGTtgcttttaaatgtgctttaaatatgcaaatatttgaaAACTCCTTTTGTAAAGGACATATCtataaaaatgattcaaaatgaAACTTCTACTGAATAGATACGAAAGGGTTTTAGTATTTGTCAAATTTGTGAGAAACTATAAAAATGAATGTATAACTGATTcgagtttttcttttttccccacttcttTGTTGCAACCCAAGGTTTCGCTGTGTAGTTTACCCCTTTAAACCCAAACTAACGCTTTTTGTGGCAAAGGCAATCATTGGGATGATATGGCTGTTGGCTCTGGTCATAATGTTCCCCTCGGTCCTGATGTTGACCGTCCAGCAAGAACGAAGCCACTTTATGGTTCAAGATGACAATTACAACCTGACGTATCCTCTTTATTCTTGCTATGAGACCTGGCCTGAGCCTGAGATGCGGAAAGtgtacaccacagtgctgtttgcCCATATTTACCTGATTCCCCTCATTCTTATCCTCCTTATGTATGGCTGCATTGGAGCTAAACTGTACTCGACCACCTTCCTGGTCAAGGTGAAGCAACCTGACGGTACTCCTCAAGGGAAGTCACCTGTTTCGCACAGGAAGATCAAAGTCATCAAAATGCTCACTGTTGTGGCCCTTCTCTTCATGCTGTCCTGGCTGCCTCTGTGGACCTTGATGCTGCTGACTGACTATGCACGTCCTGAAGGAGACCAACTGGATCTTCTGACAGGTTACATCTTTCCTGTCTCCCATTGGCTGGCCTTCTCCAACTCTAGTGTCAATCCCATCATCTATGGCTACTACAACAAAAATTTCAGGCACGGATTTCAGGCCGCCTGGACGCATCGACCATCCTGCTGCTTGGACGGGTCTTCACAGGCCCGTCTCAGGAGGGTTAAGAGGGGCAACAAGACTTGCTCCCACTTGGACAAAGCTTTCAGTTCCAACGCTCTGAACCTGGGAGTAAGAAACAAAATCTACACTGACAATGACCTAACAGGTTGTGTGTGTCTGGAGATGGAACACAGGAGAGTGTTTGGAGAAACGAGATGCTCAGGGGCAGAAGGGGGAAACCGAGGAACAGCGATCAAAAGAGAGCTTCTGGAAGACATCAAGAGGATTTCTCCAACGGGACCTACAGTGTACCAGGCCTGGGAACTTTGAGCGGTCCGCCTCAAAGCGAGGCACATGGTCATAATGGATGCTGAACATCAGGTTTCTATGAGCAAAGTTACTCCTAGCGATGATGGAGGAAAGGAATgtaaattaaattgaaatgcaacataagcaaaaaaaaaaaaaaaaaaaaaaaaaaacaagcagcaaATTGCTTGTATTATTAAGACGACCTTTGTATACAAGTCTCATACTGGTAAAGTATATAGCAGACCAGGCCTAACATGCCTGGATGCAGATCATTTATCACATAATTTACCAGTCGGGTAACAGAAAATAAACTCATGGATAAATGGAATTGTGTATTTGCATCATGGGTCTCACAACCCATTTTTCATTCCTATAGTGCTATAAATAGTGTGATAATGTTAGTTTTACGCATAATGAATGTCCAATCTTTGATTACATAAGAACAAAATGAATGTATTTActttcaaatgagaaaaatatgctTCCCACCAGACTCATTATTCATGGGTGGCGCTTCATCAGCTTCGGTAGCAAGCCTTGCACTTTTCCTGCTTTGCTCTGGTTTTCCCTTCTCTCATGCATCAGAAAACCATTAGCAAATGTAAACattggtgtgtttttttggcCTGGTTAAGATAATGAAAGCTATGTTGATAACAGTAATGACAGGTCTAACTGCAGTAATTACAGATCTGTTCAATACAATTTACAGGCCTGTTCACACTAACGACAGGTCTAAACACAGTATTCACAGGACTAGTTGCAGTAATGACAGGTCTAATCACAGTATTGACAGGTCTAGTCACTATAATGACAGGTCTGTGTGCAGTAATGACAGGTCTAATCACAGTATTGACAGGTCTAGTCGCTGTAATGACAGGTCTAATCACAGTAATGACAGGTCTAATCACTGTAATGACAGGTCTAGTCACTGTAATGACAGGTCTGATTACAGAACTGACAGGTCTAATCACAGTATTGACAGATATAATCACAGTATTGACAGGTCTAGTCATTGTAATGACAGGTCTGTGTACAGTAATGACAGGTCTAATCACAGTATTGACAGGTCTAGTCGCTGTAATGACAGGTCTAATCACAGTAATGACAGGTCTAATCACTGTAATGACAGGTCTAGTCACTGTAATGACAGGTCTGATTACAGAACTGACAGGTCTAATCACAGTATTGACAGGTCTAGTCGCTGTAATGACAGGTCTAATCACAGTAATGACAGGTCTAGTCACAGTAATAACAGGTCTAATCACTGTAATGACAGGTCTAGTCACTGTAATGACAGGTCTAATCACTGTAATGACAGGTCTAGTCACTATAATGACAGGTCCCATCACAGTATTGACAAGTCTAGTCACTGTAATGACAGGTCTGATTACAGAACTGACAGGTCTAATCACAGTATTGACAGGTCTAGTCACTGTAATGACAGGTCTGATTACAGAACTGACAGGTCTAATCACAGTATTGACAGGTCTAGTAGCAGTAATGACAAGTCTAATAACAGTTTTGACAGGTCTATTTACAGTAATGATAGGTCTAATCACAGTATTGACAGGTCTAGTCACTGTAATGACAGGTCTGATTACAGAACTGACAGGTCTAATCACAGTATTGACAGGACTAGTAGCAGTAATGACAGGTCTATTTACAGTAATGATAGGTCTAATCGCAGTAATGACAGGCGAAATTGCATTAATGACAGGTCTGTTcaatacaaattaaataatcTAATACAAATAGATGGGCTATGAGGTGTGTGAGATAATGTGCATTCTTGTGGCATATATTGGAGCTCATGAAAAttcatgacactcccaccaaaATGTCCACATTGCTAGAAGACATCAAAAGCCCTGAATGTCTGGCATCCAAAAGGATGCCATGGGTCTTCCATGAAAGTCCCATAAACATCCATTTAGACCTGAGTGTATAATAGAATGCCATGTAAACTCTATATCAAATGAATGATTTAAAGTCTTTAGAAATCAGACTATATTccaatgtttcatttataaaaatataactgCATCGTGAGCGATTATTCACTATGAAATCCCATTAAAATCCGatactcttttatttattcatcttcagcaagCACTTTGTCCTGCTCAGGGTTGGAAGATCTGGAGCCTGTTCTGGGAGTGCTGTGTGAGAGGCAGGACTTCACCCTGGGACTGACACCAAGCCTTCTCACACCTATAGGGGCAATTTATCGTAGCTTTTCAGGAGGTGACAATTAGCCAGCGAATCTagagaaaacacactcacacacatgggaaactccacacagacagcaacctgAGTCACACTATCCAGcattcaaggtgtgtgtgttgattcaCAATGGGGTTCCAACTGAATAGCCACTGAAACATTTCACGGAGAATTTTCCAGAAGGGAAAATTTGGAATTGAGCACTAAGGTTGGTAATGTGAACACAGGTCTGAAATGGAAAGATCAGCGTCTGATGGGAAAATaggtatttattttaatagttaTACTTTTTTTGCCACTCTATATTCTGTATGAATTTGGGAACTGAAGTTCAAGGGCAAAGGTCTTAGCTCTACAATTAGATTGCTCCATCGACTTGCTACGTGGAACTGCTTGTTTGTTGCAGAAGTTTTATTTTCCATTATGGCTTGCACCACTGGCTGTTGTCTTGCAATTAGATGTTTCCATGCTCATTGTGGGTTGCCAATTGGTGTTGGCTGGACATTATTCAACATTCCGCTCAGCTCAGTGGTGTTTTCACTGCTTTTGCATCAGCTGCATGGTGTATAAATCACATCATGATGTTCCAGAGGCTGTTACCTCACCTGATTACGGTGTTGTGTCATATTTTGTACCTACACAGTGTTTTCCTGATTGCTATGAAGCACGGAAAGGTAATTTTTGTACCACACCTTGACTTGACACCTCCAACGTGGGAAGTATCGCCCAGCTTGTCCACCAACGCTGTCAATGTGGACCCATTAAGCATACCCCTGACTATGAAGAATAGGGTTGAAACGTTCTCCTTGGACTGTGGAGGGGGGATTAATATTAATTGGACAAGCCACAGTCACATATTGCTTAGGAACGTTCAGATAGGATTCATCTTTGTTGAAGTTTAAAGTCGCAGTGTGCTGGAAGAATGCACGAGCAAGATAAAAGGCGTGTCCTTATTATCCAACAAGCTGTGTGAGATGTGCTAatacgaaaagaaaaaaatcactttattttcaatttttttttaaatggtttgtttggtttcatttttaataacaatattGTGATAGCAGACTTCATTTGGAATGTTTCATGGTGATTTAACACGCATTGTATATAATACTAGAGGGATAATAATTGATACCATTTTCGATTCAGATTGGCCAGACGGCGTTGATTCGTTTTCTCTGACAGTATTTCTGGTTGcaagatttatattaatatactcgttctaatatgttatcatgtCTGGAGTAATATACAAGTGTGCAATTGCTGACAGTGAAGTGTTTTGTGGggggatatttatttattattattattgatcgtTTAAGGAAGGAATCTCTAGTATCGGTGTTTTGTAACAGCCAAAGGTAAAGCTGTGACTTTAAAGTGATAGTTCACCCAAATATTCTGTCAGtcatttactcaccctcatgtcgttgcAAACCCATAggactttcgttcatcttcggaacacaaatgaaggcATTTTTAATGTTTGCTTGTGCGTTCTCGTGATACACCCGGACCCGGAAGCGCtacacaaactgagtcacaAAGAGCAACCTTTGTAACAAAGTTTTTGACATGGACGAGGACTTGCGGGTTTTTGTCCGTTCTCGAGGACTTTTTTTGTCTGGTGCCAGGTCACACTGCACCCAAGGAAAGCTAAAGTGCGCGCCATTACCATGGAATGGATTATGACTCATTCACCTGTAGGATAGACCACATAATGGGCCATTGCCATCATCAGCGCTACTTCTCTCCAACCCACGGGTCACTGTGTGAAAGCACAATGTCCTATAATACACACATGTTCCCAGGAGAGGGATCTGGGCTTATTTATCCCCCCCCCAATTACGCAGGAAAGAGGACCAATTCGGAGCAGCAGTGATTGTAGACCAAATAGCAACAACTAAGAATGAAATGGAAATAGGACTTCTGCATTTTGTTGCTTTCACAGGGAAAGTATTAAACACATTTCCATAGAAGTGCTAAGTGCTTAAGTTTGAGTCAGTGACTGGGGTGTCATTTGTGGGGTGTCAttactgatattacatttataataaatatttatgtagcaTAAAGGTGAACATTTAAACATCGGCAGGGTCGGGAGGGTTACTTTACAAATgcattccgttacagttacaaattacttcataaaaaatgtaaatcagaaACGTACTCCACGTCTCACAATACGGAAGTcgtgtaatctgattatttttggattacttcaaggtcatcCACAcgtgtaaataaagtcaagagaagtGCTatgtgatctaaaatacttctttttttttttagagcttatttcagagcttaaaaacatgctCAGTgtctggatttgttttaattaaataaataaataaataaataaataaatacaaaactttCACATCACAAAAGTTAGGGCGTCCATATTCTTGTTTTTCCCAAAAGAGGATAGagcgagggtgtgtgtgtgtgtgtgtgtgtatatatatatatatatatataaatttggtTTCCTTTTTTCCACACATTCTTtcgaatgtccatggaataaaataaaatattagatgccacgaggttgttttttttttttatagatgctATAGGAAGTGCATTAGCTGTTTTCAATATCCTGTGTTAAACCTCTATTTCTATGTTCACTGTCAGACCTTTGCATTAGTCATGCTGAGATGTACACTTATCTACCTGTTTTAGAGATTTTTACACAGCATGGTCTGAGTTTActtacaatataaataaatggacAGTTCCATAAAAACATTGAGCAAAAGTGGTCAGTGTTGTCGATTAAACAGTCATTAAAGTTAAACTGGATCAGTTCGTTTTGGTtagtcgtgtgtgtgttagatttggaaataaaaaaaactcttctaGACATTATATCTCTTCtcactgtctttaaaaaaaatttaaacatttataccaGTATTAATGATTTTCCAGCAACAGATCATTAAATAAAGCCTTTAAGCATGCCCAATACTGAGGctgctgtggtgtgtgtgtgtgccaaaaatTAATAGCAAAACCTTTTAAgtgccccccccctcccccaagcATAAGAGAGTGTAGAAAATATCATGATtgtattgatttttgttttttttgctgcctgtttttattgattttataagATGTTATATAACCACATTTCTGTTCAGGTGACGCAGTACCTCTACAAAAAACAGACACTTCAGTAAGGGTGATACTGAACCCAGCGAACGCTAATAGCTGTAATCATACGAACGATGTCTTGGGTGAAAAGGAGCACCTTCTCTTCTTAATCATCAaatcaatttgaaaaaaaaaaaaaaaaaaagtctttcacTAACAACAGAGACCACTTTTGCAGTCTTCCTGGATCTGGTGAATTGACAAAATAATTGCAGAGGTCATACTTGCACCATAGGAACTGACGAAGCCATAATAATAgatttgtgaatgtgtgaggaAAAGTGTCTGGCATTCAAATGTTCGGAAAAATTGTGGCCTCAAaaacacacatgaaaatgacattttgaatgattaaaatattcttaaTCGCAGCGTAGGGGAAATCCTGCTGATTTTTTCAGATCCTCCTTTACCctaattttaaaaagcatcCATGTTGGCATTACATACAGTAACGGACTAATGGTGATCTTTAAACTAGCCTTCTTGTTACTAGCTACGCAGTAATTGCTGATACGCATCCAGCTCATTTCACATGATCAGATCACATGAAACACAAGCGACGGAGAAATACGAGAGATTTTCTTTTGTAACATCTATTGTTTCGAAGCATGTTTATTAACGTgaacattcaaaataaaaaagcgAATGTACATGGGCCATCGTGATGTTCAGGAGGTGggttattttgttgtttgtgtgtccTCCTGATGCTGgcttttctacattttattatttattcatgattCTTCTTGTGTAATAATCCCGACGTCACTTTATCACATGTTCCGAGTTTGTGCTAGAAGTGTGCGGTGTCATGGAAGATCACACTATTTCCTTGTTTTCATAGATGCATCATGGACATTGGATATCTAGTTATGATATGAGTAATAAAATGACTAAAGTATGAGTTATAATGAAATCCATAAAAAGTGAGACATGACAGACATGATACTCAActcacatttaaatatattcgTATAGTTTTGCATTTTGGACACAAGTCAGTTCTACATTGTGTAAAAAATGTgttggcttttaaaaaaaaaaaaaagtgagcgtccacaaacatccactgacgaaggcacaaccgacgtggtgtcGGTGAacatagtcccctgtgtatggagacttttgggagaCCTTGTATTGCTATCTAACATGTTTAGGTAACGTAGGAATCATAGGGTAGTTATACGAATGTGTATATACTAGGGATGAAAAGATGCATTGCGATGCATAAATGTGATAGCATCATGGAAATGTGTGATTCCACATTCACGTGGAAATCATCATTCTGTTAATTATGAATCTAATGCCATTGCACTGTTTGCACACCAGAGCCTGCGCCATTACCAGGAATCATCTGCACTTGTGAAGTGACTGATAGCTCTGGATTACAACAACCAATCTGCATTATAGGTTAAACGGTTATGCATCcatgttctatttttttttttttttttttttttttaaagagcattaaaaaaagCCTTTCAGTAGCTTTTAAATAACACCAGCCCCATGCCGCTGCAATCTATagtacctgagagagagaggccacGGAAATcgggcattttagccgactttggagctctatttgaGGTTAAAAAGGAGTCTTTATCAGTCATCATTTTTCTTAATTGAAatgttgttaaaaaatattGAGAATGGAATTGTGAAGCCAGTATTGTGAACTGCGAAGAATCATCTACACACCTGATATAATCCTGCACGTTattttagataaaacatcatAATAGTATACGCAGGATCACAGTATTGCCGATTGTTTGTGAATTTGAATAGATCTAATTCCCTTGTCATTTTAGAGTGACCCTCTTTTTTGGGTTCTCACCATGATCGTCTTACCTTTAAGAAGATTAAGATATAGATGAAGATAAAGTACCCATGTCACAGTGTTTTCCATTTTTACTGCCGGTGAATTTTAGAGGCATTCAACACAAAATCTTAATTGGTTCCATTTTTTCTCCACCTGATTTCCCCTTTCTTGCTAACATCATTTTATACGGTAAACAAGTGCAGCATATTAAACACGTCCCCAGGCGTTTATCCAGTCATCTAATAAACTTCACTTCTGCAGGAGACATATTGAGGGATGAAGTCGTATTAGAATTATATTAATATCACTCACTTCCCGTGATTACTCCAGGTGAGATGACACAACGGATTCAGGGCTCGTACGGTCAGTGGACGCATTtagcaaacaaagaaaaagctgGTAATAGACCCTCAGTGAAAATGATTCACATTTATCAGTGCCATGGCAAAGCCATGCAGGATGAGCAATTGCACTTAAATTGCTGCACACTGACCACCATCATTTCTTGCATGAAGTGTTTTCTCATTAAGCCTCAAGTGCTGTCAGCATGCATTCACGCTGCTGTTTACAGGTATATTGTGCTTtatgtgaaatgtgttttcatGCTTGAAGTTGCTGTGTTCCTCATGAGTGCGTTTCCATTTGTCTTTGCATTGTGTTCGTGGTTAGCTTTATTGTCTTTCAGCTTATGTCTTATCGTCTTTGGTGCTCAGAAACCAAGTATTTATGTACGCTTTCTTAAAATGGCATTGAAATGTCTGTTGAGAAATGATTTCCACGTTTAATGAGAAAGTTCTTTGCACAAGTGAGTCAAAAAGAGCCAGACGAGTTTGCGTTATCTTCAGTTCTCACTTCAGCCACTGAAACTAGATGACTGGGGAAATGATTCCAATCCATCaatccctctatctatctagccctctatctatctatctatctatctatctatctgtagaTGTATGTAaaagccatcatcaacaagtggacaAAATGGAGCACAGTAACATCAAGGTTTGTGGAGTAACAGAATACAGTAATCAGGATATAAAACGCTGGTAACCGTAATCCGTTacagtcaaaaaacaaagtaatcagattacaggtacattctgtaaaaaaaatttttaaaaaaatgggaatacaatcagaatatttttttttaaatttaaaagcaaagaaattaatcttttgacataacacaatatagagaGCTGATTGAttaaagttaatttggtagaaatgccagaactggggcttttataaAGGTAAAcagaatcatgaatagctacaaataccagtcagcTTTAATGCAACACTAGTAAGCTGgtgatgaaaaggaatttcacctttcagcacgacaatgacccaaagcatacgtCCACATCAGCGGAGGAACGGCTTCACCAACAGAAGATCAAAgtttttgaatggcctagccagagtccagacctcaGTCCTACTAAAAATCTGTGAGGTGACCTGACGCGGGTTGAGCCCAATCTGACAGATCTAAAAATGACTTTGGAAGAAAGAGTGTGAAAACATTGCCAAGTCAAGCTGTACCATGCTGAAAGACTGTTACCTAATAAGCCTGAGTGGTGTATTAAAATCAAAACGTGCTTCAACAAAGTTTTAGtgtaggggtgtgcacacttatgcaactacaTGGGTTATTGTAagtattttgtttgtatttttttctctaaaaagtttctggttgtttgtttttttaaactttatttgtatacctTGCAGTTGCACATTAAAGGTGAGGAAATATCTGACGCGAATGATCTTAGTGGCGTTCTTTTACTTCACGAACACCTGACATTTTAACccgggtgtgtagacttttttttaataccgtGTACACGCTAATCAACGGTTATAAATCGTTGTATTCCAAAACTTGCGCAGAATGAACGAAGTAAATTTTGGATGCGTGTAAATTTAATTTCACCTGTGCGACGGTGTAAAAGAATGACACTTATGCTACTGACATGTTGTTTGCACGCTTGTACATGGATTGTATTTATGTCATGTGTTGTTCATAAGTGGGCTGCAGTTGCCTACGCAAccgatacacaaacacaaaatagcTGATAAGACGGGCGTTGTAGAGAAATGAACGTAGGTGGCTTTATAACATGAGCAGTCACAGTGAAATTTACAATATCAGATGAAACATGATCTTTTGAAAGACCTTTTTTTCTGGTTAGACGACGGGGTTGAGCTGAAAGTCACAAAGCAAGGTATGCATGGAAAGAAGATACAGGATGAGTGGTGAACTCTTCGGCTCTTGCCACCCGTGTTATAAGAGGGCCAGGGCCCGAGCGAGTGGCAACATCTCCAAACTTGTCAGCACGATGAGGTTGACAGCAACGACCTTGTCTATAAGGACATGGCTGTTTGTTCACCCctttctctcccacacacacacacacacacacatccacccacATCAGTCTGGACAGAAAACGTGGGACGAGTTTACAAGTCTACCCAGGAGACCAAGATTATTCACCTTATCTCTATATTCGTCCTAGAGGAGAAGGTTTGATCTCGACTAATGGCTGTCTCAGAGATGTCCATGCTCGGGACTCGGTATGTTAGGTCTCTAATCCTTTGCATCTTGCTGCTACCTCGCTGTGGTCAAACGAGTCCAATCCCTTCCCTTGACGAGCCATTTTCAGGAGGTCTTGGAGCGGTGGATGCATCTACGCTGGACCAGGATGATAATGTAGATGTTCAGGCACTTCTAGGCCAGTTCCTCAACGTGTTAAATTTAACAGCGCACGAGCCGAAGCCGAGGCCCCGGGCTGCCCGTATCGAGCCACCGGAGTACATGCTGGAAATGTACAACCACTACACTAAGGATCGCAGCACCAGACCTGCAGCAAATATTGCACGGAGTTTCAAGAATGAGGGTACGCTCAttcttgatgtttgtttcttcGTTAGCTGCATGTGATGTGTTTAAGATTATTAGTTAATTCACTttggttatatttattattatcgcGTATTCCCAAAGCCATTATCTGGCTGGTGAATATTTCTACTTGATAAACAATGTAACTAAGTACATTGAAGAGAAaagtttcgtttttttttaaaacctgtcATTAAAATCACACTAGAacaaattgttctttttttaataccGTTGACATTTCATAATCACCTCCCTTAACATCCACTTCAACATGAATAATCACCGTTTTAAAGGGGACATTTTGTTGCCATAGCTTTGCTCGTCTTGTCACTCTCCTTTCTGTTTCACGCTAAACATCATCCACTTTTGCAAGAGATGAAAACTGTTTATTGTTTCGTTTCATCATTATTGCATTTCTGTGTAATTAGAAGAATTGAATTCCAGTTTCAAAGCTGTATACCAATCTCTGATTCAAATCATATACAATTACTGTTAGTAATCAGTAGCGACTTGTTATTTACAGACTCCTCCCCCTGTAGCGTGACAAGAAGAGGTGTGATTATGTACCCTCTCATGTTCAATATCTCAGTCCCACGTCAGGAGCGCATTATTGCCGCCGAGCTCCGCCTCTACATGCTGGTACATCGAGATCCTCAGCGCGACAATGGTGTTGACTGGAAGGTAACCGTTTTTGAGAGGCAAGTGGAAGGCGGTCCTTCGTTTCGGCGTTCTGAGGGTGAAACCGTGGAGACCAATTTGACCAGTATGCAGGAGCTTGTGGTAAGGCATGGCCAGGTCAAAGAGAGCGGATGGGAGGTGTTCGATCTGACTGACGCTGTTCTGCGCTGGCGAGACCTGGTGCGCACGAGCCAGTGGCTTGAGCTGCAGGTGGAAAGTGAGAATGACAGTGAGCTACAGGATGAAGACAAGAGTGCTATTTTTATCAGCCTGGACATTGAAAGGAGCGTGGG is a window of Ictalurus furcatus strain D&B chromosome 16, Billie_1.0, whole genome shotgun sequence DNA encoding:
- the npffr1l3 gene encoding neuropeptide FF receptor 1 like 3 produces the protein MGEGTLELPTVYMILDLLPDINMTNSTRFTEEILFSLYFQHSLGMAAVFVLAYLFIFLLCMIGNSVVCLIVLRNRHMWTVTNIFILNLSISDLLVGIFCIPTTLVDNLITGWPFSNIICKLSGLVQGMSVCASVFTLVAISVDRFRCVVYPFKPKLTLFVAKAIIGMIWLLALVIMFPSVLMLTVQQERSHFMVQDDNYNLTYPLYSCYETWPEPEMRKVYTTVLFAHIYLIPLILILLMYGCIGAKLYSTTFLVKVKQPDGTPQGKSPVSHRKIKVIKMLTVVALLFMLSWLPLWTLMLLTDYARPEGDQLDLLTGYIFPVSHWLAFSNSSVNPIIYGYYNKNFRHGFQAAWTHRPSCCLDGSSQARLRRVKRGNKTCSHLDKAFSSNALNLGVRNKIYTDNDLTGCVCLEMEHRRVFGETRCSGAEGGNRGTAIKRELLEDIKRISPTGPTVYQAWEL
- the LOC128620631 gene encoding bone morphogenetic protein 10-like, giving the protein MAVSEMSMLGTRYVRSLILCILLLPRCGQTSPIPSLDEPFSGGLGAVDASTLDQDDNVDVQALLGQFLNVLNLTAHEPKPRPRAARIEPPEYMLEMYNHYTKDRSTRPAANIARSFKNEVPRQERIIAAELRLYMLVHRDPQRDNGVDWKVTVFERQVEGGPSFRRSEGETVETNLTSMQELVVRHGQVKESGWEVFDLTDAVLRWRDLVRTSQWLELQVESENDSELQDEDKSAIFISLDIERSVGGKHEPVLIVFSDNESDKDQPKKTTEDNTGLLELSELLVDENDDSGKQQNEALLMQMRSNMIYDSAPRTRRNAKGSQCKRTALYVDFKEIGWDSWIVAPPGFEAYTCHGVCNYPLLPQVTPTKHAIIQTLVNLKSPQKVSQACCVPTKLEPISLLYENENGHVIFQHKYEGMVVAECGCR